GGCTTGATTCCcgagtggattctctggtggactgtGAGTTTATATTTCTCaaggaagcttttaccacactcagtacatgtatatGGTTtgactcctgtgtggattctctggtggactaTGAGAATATCTTTCTTAccgaagcttttaccacactcagtacatgtatatGGTTtgactcctgtgtggattctctggtggattatgagtttatctttatgaccaaagcttttaccacattcactacATGTAAACGGTTTGACTCCTGAGTGGATTATCTGGTGGACTCTGAGGGTTTCTTTTCTAccgaagcttttaccacactcactacatgcaAACGGTTTGACTCCGGTGTGACTTGGCTGGTGGACTGTGAGTTTATTTTTCTCACTGAAGTTTTTAACACATTCAGTATGTGTAATTTTTTGTCCTCGTTTCTGAATTTTCAGGTGTTCTAAATGGTCTTTCTTCTTACTAAAGTAGATTTCAGATTTAGTAGACAGACGTGATTTTTCAAGCGCTTGAACATCTTGGTATTTTGTGAATGCTTTTCTGTACAGAAGGTTTTTCCTACAATTATTATTTGAAAGTGGCCTCTTTTCCGAGTGGAATTTTGCTTCTTGGTTGAAACTTTTGTCAAAACCAGGACATGAATATGTTCTTTCATTATAGCTTTGCTGGTATTTTGTGAGGTTTGTTTTATTAAGAAAGCTTCTCTCATATTCCGTACTTGTACACATTCTTCCTTCTTTACTAATTTTCTGGGGGTGCATTAGTTCTTCCTTCCTACCGACACCTTTCCCACACTCAGAACACGTAAAAGGTCTCTCTCCTGTGCGTCTGTTTTGTGGATCCTGTAGTGCACCTGTTTGACTGAGGCTTTTCCCACACTTTGTACATCTAGATACTCTCTCTTCACTGTCCAGTTCCTGCTTTGCTTTCAATGTGACAGAATCCCTGAAGACTATCTCACACACGTCACAAACGCATCTTTGTCCTGttgtcctgtttctctgctcTTCCCCTGTATGTGTGACATTACTGCCATTTGGGGCACACAGAGCTGTTGAATTTCTTTGCTTCTCGTCTGAGAAACATTGATTTTTCCACTTTGTTCCCAAGTCAGGACAGGAAGATGTATCCTCATTGTCCCTTTCCAATAACAT
This genomic interval from Microcaecilia unicolor chromosome 1, aMicUni1.1, whole genome shotgun sequence contains the following:
- the LOC115464629 gene encoding zinc finger protein 2 homolog isoform X2; amino-acid sequence: MPAGTSAEVPISFEDIFIYFSQEEWENLQEEQRELYKDVMKENYEMLISLGAGFLTVTLDIISLIERGEEPYIRDEPGSEEGEIGKSSRSENNNPMNNAAETHHWVLSENRKRKMMLLERDNEDTSSCPDLGTKWKNQCFSDEKQRNSTALCAPNGSNVTHTGEEQRNRTTGQRCVCDVCEIVFRDSVTLKAKQELDSEERVSRCTKCGKSLSQTGALQDPQNRRTGERPFTCSECGKGVGRKEELMHPQKISKEGRMCTSTEYERSFLNKTNLTKYQQSYNERTYSCPGFDKSFNQEAKFHSEKRPLSNNNCRKNLLYRKAFTKYQDVQALEKSRLSTKSEIYFSKKKDHLEHLKIQKRGQKITHTECVKNFSEKNKLTVHQPSHTGVKPFACSECGKSFGRKETLRVHQIIHSGVKPFTCSECGKSFGHKDKLIIHQRIHTGVKPYTCTECGKSFGKKDILIVHQRIHTGVKPYTCTECGKSFLEKYKLTVHQRIHSGIKPYTCTECGKGFIVKNKLTIHQRIHSGIKPYTCTECGKSFSQKTNLTCHQRIHTGIKPYSCTECGKSFSVKHNLRIHQRMHTGIKPYTCTICDKSFSQKGKLLIHQRIHTGIEPCTCSECGKSFDRKYKLIIHQRIHTGIKPYICSECGKSFTRKHVLSAHQRIHSGIKPYTCGECGKSFSQNSNLTSHQRIHTGIKPYTCTECGKSFCRKETLRVHQIIHSAITPYLCT